A stretch of the Paenibacillus dendritiformis genome encodes the following:
- a CDS encoding response regulator: protein MASEIKVVLLDDHPLVIDALKHRLEQEEDIRVTGTFADPRLLLEQIRRNKPDVLVMDISMPHIDGFQLAVLLKKEYGSALKIIMLSGYTYEEFYLKAYEIGVNAYLSKQASYVQIINAIRQSLAGHMLVPEHLFAAYGQDKLTPTEREVLVRVSREMSNKEIARELGISQRTVEYHLTSILQKMGVKSRVGAVAKGYELGVIGAAVSNQQQ from the coding sequence ATGGCGTCCGAAATCAAGGTTGTCTTGCTTGATGATCATCCCCTTGTGATAGATGCATTAAAACATCGCCTGGAGCAGGAAGAAGATATTCGCGTAACGGGAACGTTTGCCGATCCGCGGCTCTTGCTGGAGCAAATCCGCCGGAATAAGCCGGATGTGCTGGTGATGGATATTTCCATGCCGCATATAGACGGCTTTCAGTTGGCCGTTCTGTTGAAGAAGGAATATGGTTCTGCTCTTAAAATCATCATGCTGTCTGGCTATACATATGAAGAATTCTATCTGAAGGCCTATGAGATTGGCGTGAACGCCTATTTGTCCAAGCAGGCTTCTTACGTCCAGATTATTAATGCGATTAGGCAGAGCCTGGCAGGTCATATGCTGGTTCCTGAACATCTGTTCGCAGCTTATGGGCAGGATAAGCTGACGCCCACGGAGCGTGAGGTGCTGGTTAGGGTTTCACGGGAGATGAGCAATAAGGAGATTGCCAGAGAACTCGGCATCAGCCAGCGGACGGTGGAATACCATCTAACCTCCATTCTTCAGAAAATGGGGGTCAAGTCGCGTGTGGGGGCGGTCGCCAAAGGATATGAGCTGGGGGTGATTGGAGCGGCCGTATCGAACCAGCAACAATAG